A single Oncorhynchus mykiss isolate Arlee chromosome 24, USDA_OmykA_1.1, whole genome shotgun sequence DNA region contains:
- the LOC110503152 gene encoding retinol-binding protein 2, which translates to MPADFNGQWVMVTNENFEDIMKAIDIDFATRKIACHLTQTKVIVQNGDKFETKTLSTFRNYEVNFTVGEEFEEVTKGLDNRTIQTLVTWDGDKLVAVQKGEKANRGWMQWIEGDLLHLEIHVEDKVCKQVFKKKP; encoded by the exons ATGCCTGCAGACTTCAATGGACAATGGGTGATGGTCACCAACGAGAACTTTGAGGATATCATGAAGGCCATTG ATATTGACTTTGCCACCCGTAAGATCGCCTGTCACCTGACCCAGACCAAGGTGATCGTCCAGAATGGAGACAAGTTTGAGACCAAAACTTTGAGCACCTTCAGGAACTACGAGGTCAACTTCACCGTTGGGGAGGAGTTTGAGGAGGTCACTAAGGGACTGGACAACAGGACAATCCAG aCACTGGTTACCTGGGATGGAGACAAGTTGGTGGCTGTGCAGAAGGGAGAGAAGGCCAACCGTGGCTGGATGCAATGGATAGAAGGAGACCTGCTACACCTG GAGATCCACGTTGAAGACAAAGTCTGCAAACAAGTATTCAAGAAGAAGCCCTGA
- the LOC118944005 gene encoding repetitive proline-rich cell wall protein 2-like has protein sequence MNFPSINKSLDSRKPTVPKPTVLKPTVPKPTVLKPTVPKPTVPKPTVPKPTVLKPTVPKPTVLKPTVLKPTVPKPTVPKPTVPKPTVLKPTVPKPTVLKPTVLKPTVPKPTVPKPTVPKPTVLKPTVPKPTVLKPTVLKPTVPKPTVPKPTVPKPTVLKPTVPKPTVLKPTVPKPTVPKPTVPKPTVPKPTVPKPPVPKPTVLKPTVPKPTVLKPTVPKPTVLKPTVPKPTVPKPTVPKPTVPKPTVPKPTVLKPTVPKPSPHY, from the coding sequence CCCACTGTCCCCAAACCCACTGTCCTCAAACCCACTGTCCCCAAACCCACTGTCCTCAAACCCACTGTCCCCAAACCCACTGTCCCCAAGCCCACTGTCCCCAAACCCACTGTCCTCAAACCCACTGTCCCCAAACCCACTGTCCTCAAACCCACTGTCCTCAAACCCACTGTCCCCAAGCCCACTGTCCCCAAACCCACTGTCCCCAAACCCACTGTCCTCAAACCCACTGTCCCCAAACCCACTGTCCTCAAACCCACTGTCCTCAAACCCACTGTCCCCAAGCCCACTGTCCCCAAACCCACTGTCCCCAAACCCACTGTCCTCAAACCCACTGTCCCCAAACCCACTGTCCTCAAACCCACTGTCCTCAAACCCACTGTCCCCAAGCCCACTGTCCCCAAACCCACTGTCCCCAAACCCACTGTCCTCAAACCCACTGTCCCCAAACCCACTGTCCTCAAACCCACTGTCCCCAAACCCACTGTCCCCAAACCCACTGTCCCCAAACCCACTGTCCCCAAGCCCACTGTCCCCAAACCCCCTGTCCCCAAACCCACTGTCCTCAAACCCACTGTCCCCAAACCCACTGTCCTCAAACCCACTGTCCCCAAACCCACTGTCCTCAAACCCACTGTCCCCAAGCCCACTGTCCCCAAGCCCACTGTCCCCAAACCCACTGTCCCCAAACCCACTGTCCCCAAACCCACTGTCCTCAAACCCACTGTCCCCAAACCCAGTCCTCACTATTAA